Proteins encoded in a region of the Vicia villosa cultivar HV-30 ecotype Madison, WI linkage group LG5, Vvil1.0, whole genome shotgun sequence genome:
- the LOC131606431 gene encoding lectin beta-1 and beta-2 chains-like, whose amino-acid sequence MATTQISFCVTVLSISLATLFFFQVNSTETETTSFSIPKFVSDQPNLIFQGTAYTSNERVYLTKREENDVGRVLYSAPIHIWDSKTGNVADFNTSFHFSIDAVGSPIADGIAFFLAPVDTKPGGPGGFLGLFNSKEYNKTVQTVAVEFDTYKNAWDPSDPHIGIDVNSIESKSTVPWTLYTDRWTEVEISFKAATSELSVLLTYPYTPGEFTHSEIVVLKDVLPEWVRVGLSASTGLDYAPHEVYSWSFHSELKLSSNQVAAA is encoded by the coding sequence ATGGCTACTACCCAAATCTCATTTTGTGTAACAGTTCTATCCATTTCCTTAGCAACATTGTTTTTCTTCCAAGTAAACTCAACTGAAACTGAAACCACTTCCTTTTCCATCCCAAAGTTTGTCTCAGACCAACCAAATCTAATCTTCCAAGGCACTGCCTATACCTCCAACGAGAGGGTGTATCTGACCAAGAGAGAAGAGAACGATGTTGGCAGAGTTCTCTATTCTGCACCTATCCATATCTGGGATAGCAAAACCGGCAACGTTGCTGATTTCAACACTTCCTTCCATTTTTCTATAGATGCAGTTGGAAGTCCGATTGCCGACGGAATAGCGTTCTTCCTCGCACCGGTAGATACCAAGCCAGGAGGTCCTGGTGGGTTTCTCGGACTTTTCAACAGCAAAGAGTATAACAAAACTGTTCAAACCGTTGCTGTTGAGTTTGACACTTACAAAAATGCGTGGGATCCAAGCGACCCTCATATTGGAATCGATGTTAACTCTATCGAATCCAAAAGTACTGTCCCATGGACTTTGTATACTGATCGTTGGACTGAAGTTGAGATAAGTTTTAAAGCTGCTACTAGTGAGTTAAGTGTTTTATTAACTTATCCTTATACACCTGGTGAATTTACCCATAGTGAAATTGTGGTCTTAAAGGATGTTCTTCCTGAATGGGTAAGGGTTGGTTTGTCAGCTTCCACTGGATTAGATTATGCACCACATGAAGTTTATTCATGGTCTTTTCATTCTGAGTTGAAGCTAAGTTCTAACCAAGTTGCAGCTGCATAG